A window of candidate division KSB1 bacterium contains these coding sequences:
- the aroQ gene encoding type II 3-dehydroquinate dehydratase — protein sequence MKPRILIVHGPNLNLLGEREPDVYGTATLKDVNAAIRSKARELNVKPVFYQSNHEGRIIDFLHRQRKTVRGLVINPGALTHYSYALHDAIIGICLPAVEVHLSDIHKREEFRRISVTRPACLKQISGKGIEGYVEGLEFITDILNNESKTE from the coding sequence ATGAAACCGCGGATTTTAATTGTACACGGACCGAATCTGAATCTCCTGGGCGAACGCGAGCCGGATGTTTACGGCACAGCCACACTCAAAGATGTGAATGCAGCAATCCGCAGCAAAGCACGCGAGCTAAATGTCAAACCGGTCTTTTATCAGTCCAATCACGAAGGCCGGATCATTGATTTTCTGCACCGTCAGCGCAAAACAGTTAGGGGACTGGTGATCAATCCCGGCGCTTTGACGCATTACAGCTATGCCCTGCACGACGCGATTATCGGTATTTGCCTGCCGGCCGTGGAAGTGCATCTGTCAGATATTCACAAGCGTGAAGAATTCAGGCGGATTTCTGTTACCCGGCCGGCTTGCTTGAAACAGATCAGCGGCAAGGGGATTGAGGGGTATGTTGAGGGTCTGGAGTTTATTACAGATATTTTGAACAACGAATCGAAAACAGAATAA
- a CDS encoding shikimate kinase — protein sequence MYPWSGKNIYFIGFMAAGKSTIGSAFASYLGWPFVDTDTYIEESAGKSVPEIFAEQGETAFRDMETDAIRNLAQRKNTVIALGGGAVLREENWQLLDASGITIWLNIPVSAVDRRVATSSQRPLLAGLSDSERRKKIRTMMQARKLYYQRARVKINCSGKQPVNKVVFDLFERLLYES from the coding sequence ATGTACCCCTGGAGTGGTAAAAATATTTATTTTATCGGGTTTATGGCTGCCGGAAAATCGACCATCGGCAGCGCGTTTGCCTCTTATCTCGGCTGGCCGTTTGTGGATACCGATACCTATATTGAAGAATCCGCGGGCAAATCCGTGCCTGAAATATTTGCCGAACAGGGCGAAACAGCGTTCCGGGATATGGAGACAGACGCCATCCGAAACCTGGCGCAGCGCAAAAATACGGTCATCGCTCTCGGCGGCGGCGCTGTATTGCGCGAGGAAAACTGGCAGCTGCTTGATGCGTCGGGTATAACCATCTGGCTCAATATTCCGGTGAGCGCTGTGGATCGGCGGGTGGCGACATCCTCACAGCGTCCGCTGCTGGCCGGACTGTCCGATTCTGAACGCCGTAAAAAAATCCGCACCATGATGCAGGCGCGTAAACTCTATTATCAACGAGCCCGGGTGAAAATAAACTGCAGCGGAAAACAACCTGTGAATAAAGTCGTTTTTGATTTGTTTGAAAGACTGTTATATGAATCGTGA
- a CDS encoding PKD domain-containing protein, with protein MSPIARASRFDLRAQKAAPSIACSDTVALLTWMNSHHQDISKRDIWADYVAFSDDLFDVDPAFTADDTIGQAPFTTQFRDQSSGLVTERRWTFGDGTVSTEHHPVHTYTEPGTYTVKLVIRRLSSLASQTFEDYITVIDSTTSVAQHPALPDQFRLSAFPNPFNPSTTIKVEVPRFGLIEHCCL; from the coding sequence TTGAGTCCGATTGCCCGGGCCTCGCGGTTTGACTTGCGGGCGCAAAAAGCAGCGCCCTCCATTGCCTGCTCGGATACGGTTGCACTGCTGACATGGATGAACTCTCACCATCAGGATATAAGCAAACGCGATATCTGGGCGGATTATGTTGCCTTTTCTGATGATCTGTTTGATGTCGATCCGGCCTTTACAGCGGATGACACAATAGGTCAGGCCCCGTTCACAACTCAATTCCGTGATCAATCCAGCGGCCTTGTCACTGAACGGCGCTGGACATTCGGCGACGGAACCGTCAGCACCGAACACCATCCTGTCCATACCTACACTGAACCGGGAACCTACACAGTCAAATTGGTAATAAGGAGACTATCTTCACTTGCTTCACAGACTTTTGAAGACTATATCACAGTCATTGACAGCACAACATCAGTGGCTCAACATCCGGCGCTCCCGGATCAATTCAGACTGTCAGCTTTTCCCAATCCTTTCAATCCGAGCACAACGATTAAAGTTGAGGTTCCCCGATTCGGATTGATCGAGCATTGCTGTTTATAA
- a CDS encoding cupin, with amino-acid sequence MATVIEHPTRIPAAGVPAKQIHEYIGRVNSGTQQISVAHMNSPCGWSEPGQTPGFDEYTVVLQGSLHIKLRDSEFDVNAEQAVIVHAGEWVQYSSPGPDGAEYISVCLPAFSIQTVHRDE; translated from the coding sequence ATGGCCACAGTCATAGAACATCCCACGCGCATCCCGGCAGCCGGTGTACCCGCCAAACAAATCCATGAATACATCGGCCGCGTCAACAGCGGCACGCAGCAGATCAGCGTTGCGCATATGAACAGTCCGTGCGGCTGGTCCGAGCCAGGACAGACGCCCGGGTTTGATGAATATACTGTGGTGCTTCAAGGCAGTCTGCACATCAAGCTGCGCGACTCGGAATTTGATGTGAATGCTGAGCAGGCTGTCATTGTCCATGCAGGTGAATGGGTGCAGTACAGTTCTCCGGGGCCCGACGGCGCCGAATATATTTCTGTATGTCTGCCGGCGTTTTCCATCCAGACTGTGCATCGTGACGAATAG
- a CDS encoding ankyrin repeat domain-containing protein — protein sequence MNVNAMSDNGSTALIAAAGLAEPRLLGFLIQAGATVNHQNKNGYTALLAAVDTMRPEIIKLLLSKGARTDQRTRFDRTAKTIADMHKPDENYDTVIRLLQATDG from the coding sequence GTGAACGTCAATGCAATGTCTGATAACGGCAGTACAGCATTGATAGCCGCTGCGGGTTTGGCCGAACCAAGGCTATTGGGTTTTCTGATCCAGGCCGGCGCAACTGTCAACCATCAGAACAAAAATGGGTATACTGCTCTTTTGGCTGCGGTGGACACTATGCGTCCGGAAATTATCAAACTATTGCTTTCAAAAGGCGCCAGGACCGACCAGAGAACCCGTTTCGATCGTACAGCCAAAACTATTGCGGACATGCATAAACCGGATGAAAACTATGACACGGTCATCAGGTTATTGCAAGCAACCGATGGCTAA
- a CDS encoding P-II family nitrogen regulator, which produces MNLIIAYIQPERLNFVKQELYEREVFKMSITNALGCGQQKGYHETYRGADIEVNLLKKIRIEIAVNDDFVDRTIEAIIAGAKTGTIGDGKIFVMPLTECIRIRTGETGHDAIG; this is translated from the coding sequence ATGAATCTAATTATCGCTTATATTCAGCCGGAGCGCCTGAATTTTGTCAAACAGGAATTGTACGAGCGTGAGGTCTTTAAAATGTCCATCACCAATGCATTGGGCTGTGGACAGCAAAAGGGCTATCACGAGACCTATCGCGGCGCGGATATCGAGGTGAATCTGCTGAAAAAAATCCGTATTGAAATCGCTGTCAACGATGATTTTGTGGATCGAACAATCGAGGCAATTATTGCCGGCGCCAAGACCGGTACGATCGGGGACGGAAAGATATTTGTCATGCCGTTGACGGAATGTATCCGTATTCGAACGGGTGAGACCGGACACGATGCCATCGGCTGA
- the aroB gene encoding 3-dehydroquinate synthase: MNREIIVNTGEPYPIYIRQGGLGELAELLHQHELARQVFIITDEHVAPLYANAALQHLRQEGFHSEHVVLAAGERTKSPESAEKLYTWLIENQAGRDSVIIAFGGGVIGDLAGFVAATYMRGVPLVQIPTTVLSQVDSSVGGKVGINHPLGKNMIGAFYQPKFVLIDPNVLHTLSQRQTRAGFGEVVKYGFIADVELFHLLAESLDNLLALNDMEHLQSVLETCCQIKADVVAQDERESGLRAILNFGHTIGHALEALTQYEHFLHGEAVVHGMKAALYLSYLKGYLERSTVEKSILLLNRFDPPAIPASIDDVELLNATKHDKKRSSTGQTWVLLQKPGRAHLEQDVTDDCIRQSIAFMKEMDH, encoded by the coding sequence ATGAATCGTGAAATTATTGTCAATACAGGCGAACCTTATCCCATTTATATCCGGCAGGGGGGACTGGGTGAACTGGCTGAACTTTTGCATCAGCACGAGCTGGCGCGTCAGGTTTTTATCATCACCGATGAACATGTGGCGCCGCTGTACGCCAATGCCGCGCTGCAGCATCTGCGTCAGGAAGGCTTTCACTCGGAACACGTTGTGCTGGCCGCCGGTGAACGCACCAAATCCCCGGAATCGGCTGAAAAACTGTATACCTGGCTGATTGAAAATCAGGCCGGCCGCGATTCGGTGATTATCGCATTCGGCGGCGGTGTGATCGGTGATCTGGCCGGATTTGTGGCAGCAACCTATATGCGCGGTGTGCCGCTGGTGCAGATTCCCACTACGGTATTAAGTCAGGTGGATTCAAGTGTGGGAGGCAAGGTCGGTATTAACCATCCACTGGGTAAAAATATGATCGGCGCCTTTTATCAGCCGAAATTTGTACTCATTGATCCGAATGTGCTGCATACCCTGTCACAGCGGCAGACCCGCGCCGGATTCGGTGAGGTGGTCAAATACGGTTTTATCGCTGATGTTGAACTGTTCCATCTGCTTGCAGAATCTCTCGACAATCTCCTGGCGTTGAATGACATGGAACACCTGCAGTCAGTGCTGGAAACCTGCTGTCAGATCAAAGCGGATGTGGTGGCCCAGGATGAACGGGAAAGCGGTCTGCGCGCTATACTGAATTTCGGCCATACCATCGGTCATGCTCTGGAAGCACTGACGCAATATGAGCATTTTCTACACGGCGAAGCCGTGGTGCACGGTATGAAAGCCGCGCTTTACCTGTCTTATCTCAAGGGGTATCTGGAACGCTCTACCGTTGAAAAAAGCATTCTGCTGCTCAACCGCTTTGATCCTCCCGCCATCCCCGCTTCCATCGATGATGTTGAACTGTTGAATGCGACGAAACACGATAAAAAGCGGTCATCCACGGGTCAGACCTGGGTGCTGCTGCAGAAACCGGGACGCGCACACCTGGAGCAGGACGTGACCGATGACTGTATCCGTCAGAGTATTGCATTTATGAAAGAAATGGATCACTAG
- a CDS encoding 6-carboxytetrahydropterin synthase: MIMDLMQLQTMLDHCIKPFDHQLLNEIEPFNCNNPTSENIAKFIFDAMAKRIPEHVSVACVTVHEVDAFSVTYSGE; encoded by the coding sequence ATGATCATGGATTTGATGCAGCTGCAGACAATGCTCGATCACTGCATCAAACCGTTTGATCATCAACTGCTGAATGAAATCGAACCGTTTAACTGCAACAATCCCACCTCGGAAAATATCGCAAAGTTTATATTTGACGCGATGGCAAAACGAATCCCTGAACATGTGTCGGTCGCCTGTGTGACCGTGCATGAAGTGGATGCGTTCAGTGTGACCTATTCGGGGGAATAA
- a CDS encoding chorismate mutase produces the protein MSLKKYRSDIDQIDQKLLELLNSRADIAQKIGREKSRADMPVVNQKREQDILHRMVGLNPGPLKDRDIIDIYKQIIAACREIQN, from the coding sequence ATGAGTCTGAAAAAATACCGTTCCGACATCGATCAGATCGATCAAAAACTTCTTGAACTGCTGAACTCGCGAGCGGATATTGCGCAAAAGATCGGCCGTGAAAAATCGCGTGCGGATATGCCGGTCGTCAACCAAAAACGCGAACAGGATATTTTGCATCGGATGGTCGGATTGAATCCGGGACCGTTGAAAGACAGGGATATTATCGATATTTATAAACAAATCATTGCTGCCTGCAGAGAAATTCAAAACTGA
- a CDS encoding sulfatase-like hydrolase/transferase, protein MQTTRRQFLKSTGAAAAVSALGSFRCSGEKPPNIVLFFSDELAYDFISCYGGGVQTPNIDKLAREGLRFTHAYCAAPMCTPSRFGVLTGQYPGRCKHPAFIQEYPDDQMYSVAWNTYLDQSHVTLPGLLSRSGYLTGMSGKWHIGPETLGFPEIDADADLKNEKTDKLLQERHRIAAEQVKQDAGFDLAKSVSWGNLDEHPVRALRHHNFPWITKGTVELIQDCRQKNKPFFVYAATTAVHGPYHPDQFKHDLNYTPQGKLEDVEQYQLSQDALNKRLKLAPEWMHHKIAGMACLDHHVGQVMQTLTDLGIEDNTIVIFMGDHNIEPGKATCYEKGNRVPFIIKWPGHVKPGQVSPALVQSVDILPTLLNAAGITLPADHQFDGVDMTPLFKGSDQVRDSVYLESGYSRALVDGQYKYIAVRYPQPIVDAMKNGETQYAPNHLDTFKQAHSQIAIQHFPNYFDQDQLYDLKSDPFEQNNLAGNPDYAKILKSMKQKLTVRLGTFSHPYDLQPQPFLYTPEYKLLAKNTKDSGHGLYRLAAA, encoded by the coding sequence ATGCAAACCACACGACGTCAATTCCTGAAATCAACAGGCGCCGCTGCTGCTGTGTCTGCTCTGGGTTCTTTTCGCTGTTCCGGTGAAAAACCGCCGAATATCGTCCTGTTTTTTTCAGATGAGCTGGCCTATGATTTTATCAGCTGTTACGGAGGCGGAGTTCAAACGCCGAATATTGACAAGTTGGCCAGAGAAGGTCTTCGGTTTACACATGCTTACTGTGCTGCGCCCATGTGCACACCCAGCCGCTTTGGCGTGCTGACCGGTCAGTATCCGGGACGCTGCAAGCATCCCGCCTTTATCCAGGAGTATCCCGATGATCAGATGTATTCGGTGGCCTGGAATACTTACCTGGATCAATCGCATGTTACATTGCCCGGATTGCTGTCCCGATCCGGTTATCTCACCGGGATGAGCGGAAAATGGCATATCGGACCGGAGACTTTGGGGTTTCCTGAAATAGATGCTGATGCAGATTTAAAGAACGAAAAAACCGACAAACTGCTTCAGGAACGTCACAGAATTGCCGCTGAACAGGTAAAGCAGGATGCCGGATTTGATCTGGCCAAAAGCGTGTCCTGGGGCAATCTGGACGAACATCCGGTCAGGGCCCTGCGTCATCATAATTTTCCCTGGATCACCAAGGGAACCGTAGAGTTGATTCAGGATTGTAGGCAAAAGAACAAGCCGTTTTTTGTTTATGCAGCCACCACCGCGGTTCATGGCCCCTATCATCCTGATCAGTTCAAGCATGATCTGAATTATACGCCGCAGGGCAAGCTTGAAGATGTTGAACAGTATCAGCTCTCTCAGGATGCTCTGAATAAACGCTTAAAGCTCGCACCGGAATGGATGCACCACAAGATCGCCGGTATGGCCTGCCTGGATCACCATGTGGGACAAGTCATGCAAACTCTAACGGATCTGGGAATTGAAGACAATACGATTGTCATATTTATGGGCGACCACAACATTGAACCCGGAAAAGCCACGTGCTATGAAAAAGGCAACCGCGTTCCGTTTATTATCAAATGGCCTGGACATGTCAAACCGGGACAGGTGAGTCCTGCGCTGGTCCAGAGTGTGGATATACTGCCGACCCTGCTGAATGCAGCCGGTATTACCTTGCCTGCAGATCATCAATTCGACGGAGTTGATATGACCCCGCTGTTTAAAGGTTCAGATCAGGTGCGTGACTCTGTGTACCTCGAGTCGGGATATTCCCGCGCTCTTGTAGACGGACAATACAAATACATTGCAGTGCGTTATCCGCAACCGATTGTTGACGCCATGAAAAACGGTGAAACGCAGTATGCGCCGAATCATCTCGATACGTTCAAACAGGCACATTCCCAAATTGCGATTCAGCATTTCCCGAATTATTTTGATCAAGATCAGCTATACGATCTGAAATCTGATCCCTTTGAACAAAATAATCTGGCCGGTAATCCCGATTATGCGAAAATCTTAAAATCAATGAAACAAAAGCTAACGGTTCGGCTTGGCACATTTTCACATCCGTACGATTTGCAGCCGCAGCCGTTTTTGTATACACCCGAGTATAAACTGTTGGCCAAAAACACCAAAGATTCTGGGCACGGATTATATCGCCTGGCTGCCGCGTGA
- the aroF gene encoding 3-deoxy-7-phosphoheptulonate synthase produces MVIVMKDTATVEQVETVSNRLKEIGFDVHKVVGVNRTILGALGEVRGVDQREFEIMDSVFEVIRISEPYKLAGRTFHAEDSVIKVKDAVFGGDHISVIAGPCSIESEEQLFTIAKAVKDAGAKVLRGGAYKPRTSPYSFQGMGEEGLKLLKQAGEEFNIPTISEVMRENQVELMSEYVDILQVGARNMQNFPLLRELGKIKKPVLLKRGMSALIEELLMAAEYVMAGGNYDVILCERGIRTFETYTRNTLDISAIPVVKKTSHLPIVADPSHGTGIREKVAPMARAAVAAGADGLMVEVHHDPDHAMSDGPQSLHPKQFSRLMEEIRMIAWAIGRNVD; encoded by the coding sequence GTGGTCATTGTTATGAAAGATACGGCAACCGTGGAACAGGTTGAAACCGTATCCAATCGCTTAAAAGAAATCGGATTTGATGTTCACAAGGTGGTTGGTGTCAACCGCACCATCCTGGGCGCCCTGGGTGAAGTACGCGGTGTTGATCAGAGAGAATTCGAGATCATGGACAGTGTGTTTGAAGTGATTCGTATATCCGAGCCCTATAAACTGGCGGGTCGAACGTTTCATGCCGAAGATTCCGTGATCAAGGTCAAGGATGCGGTATTCGGGGGCGATCATATTTCCGTTATTGCAGGACCCTGCTCGATTGAGAGCGAAGAGCAGTTGTTCACCATTGCCAAAGCCGTCAAGGATGCCGGAGCCAAAGTCCTGCGCGGCGGGGCGTACAAACCGAGAACATCGCCTTATTCGTTCCAGGGGATGGGAGAAGAGGGCCTGAAACTGCTAAAGCAGGCGGGCGAAGAGTTTAATATTCCCACTATTTCCGAGGTGATGCGTGAAAATCAGGTTGAATTAATGAGTGAATATGTCGATATTCTGCAAGTGGGCGCCCGCAATATGCAGAATTTCCCTTTATTGCGTGAGCTCGGCAAAATCAAAAAGCCCGTATTGCTAAAGCGGGGTATGTCCGCGCTGATCGAGGAACTGCTTATGGCTGCTGAATATGTGATGGCCGGCGGCAATTATGACGTGATTCTCTGCGAGCGCGGCATTCGGACGTTTGAGACCTATACTCGCAATACACTTGATATTTCAGCTATTCCTGTCGTAAAAAAGACCAGTCATCTTCCGATTGTTGCGGACCCCAGCCACGGCACCGGGATTCGTGAAAAGGTAGCCCCTATGGCCCGCGCAGCGGTTGCGGCCGGCGCTGACGGATTGATGGTGGAGGTGCATCACGATCCGGATCATGCAATGTCGGACGGCCCGCAGTCTCTGCATCCCAAACAGTTCAGTCGGCTTATGGAAGAGATCCGTATGATCGCCTGGGCTATCGGCCGCAACGTGGATTAG
- a CDS encoding prephenate dehydrogenase has product MSTCDHFKTISIIGVGLIGGSLGLALRRKKFRGRVIGIDDPYVLENALKRGAIDEGISRINIKDGLEHSDLVFLCTPITDIMQLLKEIGDYVKSGTLITDVGSIKRQIVETANLHLPSSCSFIGGHPMAGSEFRGVHAADPFLFENTSYVLTPSRPVDVSKRQALGELLECIGAKVLLLQPKLHDEIAGAVSHLPQMAAIALMNLVAKKQTESPHFLKMAAGGFRDMTRIASSPFGIWEDICDTNADMITGFIDAYVKELEELKGIINNKGKLESYFHDAAKNRLSIPTDTKGFLNPQYEISVSVEDRPGIIADIAGTLAKESINIKDIEVLKIREDEGGTIRLAFAGESEQTSAIELLQKHGFECRKRG; this is encoded by the coding sequence ATGTCAACATGTGATCATTTCAAAACCATCAGTATTATCGGCGTTGGATTGATCGGAGGATCACTGGGACTTGCACTGCGGCGCAAAAAATTCAGAGGCCGGGTTATTGGTATCGATGATCCCTATGTTCTCGAAAACGCTCTCAAACGCGGAGCCATCGATGAAGGCATCTCCCGTATCAATATCAAAGACGGTCTTGAACATTCCGACCTGGTCTTTCTGTGCACACCCATCACTGATATAATGCAGCTGTTGAAGGAAATCGGCGATTATGTAAAATCCGGGACGTTGATCACCGACGTGGGCAGTATCAAACGCCAGATTGTAGAAACTGCCAATTTGCATCTGCCGTCCAGCTGCAGCTTCATCGGCGGACACCCCATGGCCGGATCCGAATTCCGGGGCGTGCATGCTGCTGATCCGTTTTTGTTTGAGAATACTTCTTATGTGCTCACACCCAGCCGGCCTGTGGATGTCAGCAAACGTCAGGCTCTGGGTGAACTGCTTGAATGCATCGGCGCCAAGGTGCTGCTGCTACAGCCCAAACTGCATGACGAAATCGCGGGCGCGGTCAGCCATCTGCCTCAAATGGCCGCGATCGCGTTGATGAATCTGGTCGCCAAAAAGCAGACAGAAAGTCCGCATTTTCTCAAAATGGCCGCCGGCGGATTCAGGGATATGACCCGCATTGCCTCCAGTCCGTTCGGCATTTGGGAAGATATCTGCGACACCAATGCAGATATGATTACCGGATTTATTGATGCGTATGTAAAAGAACTGGAGGAGTTGAAAGGTATTATTAACAACAAGGGAAAACTCGAATCCTATTTTCATGATGCTGCCAAAAACCGCCTGTCCATTCCCACGGATACCAAGGGATTTTTGAATCCCCAGTATGAGATTAGTGTGTCCGTTGAAGACCGTCCCGGTATCATTGCGGATATCGCGGGGACGCTTGCAAAGGAGAGTATTAATATCAAAGACATCGAAGTTCTGAAAATCAGAGAAGATGAAGGCGGTACCATCCGTCTTGCATTTGCCGGAGAATCCGAACAAACCAGCGCGATCGAATTGTTACAGAAACACGGCTTTGAGTGCCGGAAGCGAGGTTAA
- the aroA gene encoding 3-phosphoshikimate 1-carboxyvinyltransferase yields MSERRIKPVSRVDGNIRVPGDKSISHRALIFNAIAKGESRITGLLNSADVKSTENCLKQLGVSIEDHENGKKIIGRGIEGLEQPSEPLNAGNSGTTIRLLSGVLASLPFVTEITGDESLINRPMRRIIEPLEQMYATVESDNYRAPLKIRGGHLNAIDYSTRISSAQVKSCILLAGLSAKGMTQITEPYRSRDHSERMLSDMQVTIKQTQTIVAIKGPTVPVACDIDVPGDISAAAFFIAAAALLPDSELLLENVGINPARTGVLDALSAMGAQFQYKNQVEINREPRADIRVISSKLNSTHISGPMIPSIIDEIPILAVAATQAHGTTTIRDAGELRVKESDRISALVDNLKRMGADVREKKDGLVIKGPVQLKGAEIDSYKDHRIAMAFSIAGLIAKGETVIKDTDCVSVSFPDFYEKLEHLTRD; encoded by the coding sequence ATGTCAGAGCGTCGTATCAAACCCGTCAGTCGGGTTGATGGAAACATACGTGTGCCCGGCGACAAATCTATTTCGCATCGGGCGCTTATTTTCAATGCCATCGCAAAAGGAGAGAGCCGGATCACCGGGCTGTTGAATTCCGCTGATGTAAAAAGCACTGAAAACTGTCTAAAGCAATTGGGCGTGTCCATCGAGGACCATGAAAACGGCAAGAAGATTATAGGCAGGGGGATTGAAGGACTGGAGCAGCCGTCTGAACCGCTAAATGCCGGAAATTCCGGAACCACCATCCGGCTGTTGAGCGGCGTTCTGGCATCGCTGCCGTTCGTCACGGAAATTACCGGAGACGAGTCTTTGATAAACCGTCCCATGCGCCGCATCATAGAGCCGCTGGAACAAATGTACGCGACCGTGGAAAGTGACAACTACCGCGCGCCGCTCAAAATACGAGGCGGACATTTGAACGCGATTGATTACAGCACTCGCATCTCGAGCGCTCAGGTCAAATCCTGTATTCTGCTGGCCGGTCTGTCTGCCAAAGGCATGACTCAAATCACGGAACCCTACCGGTCTCGTGACCACAGTGAACGCATGCTATCGGATATGCAGGTCACCATCAAACAGACACAGACCATCGTCGCCATCAAAGGACCGACTGTGCCGGTTGCCTGCGATATCGATGTGCCCGGCGATATTTCCGCAGCGGCGTTTTTCATCGCCGCCGCGGCGCTTTTACCCGATTCCGAACTGCTGTTAGAGAATGTGGGCATTAACCCGGCGCGCACCGGCGTTTTGGATGCACTCAGCGCCATGGGCGCGCAATTTCAATACAAAAACCAGGTCGAGATAAACCGGGAACCCCGGGCTGATATTCGCGTGATTTCCTCCAAACTGAATTCGACCCATATTTCCGGTCCCATGATCCCGAGCATCATCGACGAGATTCCCATTCTGGCGGTTGCCGCTACCCAGGCGCACGGCACCACCACCATCCGGGATGCCGGAGAACTGCGCGTCAAGGAATCCGATCGAATTTCCGCGCTTGTCGACAACCTCAAGCGGATGGGTGCGGATGTCCGGGAAAAAAAAGACGGTTTGGTCATCAAAGGTCCGGTTCAGCTCAAAGGCGCTGAAATTGACAGTTACAAGGATCACCGTATTGCTATGGCATTCAGCATTGCCGGACTGATCGCGAAAGGCGAAACCGTGATCAAAGATACGGATTGTGTGTCCGTGAGTTTTCCTGATTTTTATGAAAAATTGGAACACCTGACTCGTGATTAA
- a CDS encoding 6-carboxytetrahydropterin synthase: MYTLTVKSGFSAAHRLVDYPGDCKRIHGHNYKVSLSIQAMQTQ; the protein is encoded by the coding sequence ATGTATACTTTGACCGTAAAAAGCGGTTTTTCCGCTGCGCACCGTCTGGTCGATTATCCCGGAGATTGCAAACGTATTCACGGTCACAATTACAAAGTATCGCTGTCCATTCAGGCGATGCAGACTCAATGA
- the aroE gene encoding shikimate dehydrogenase, producing MIKGSTDIYAVIGDPVEHSLSPLMQNYLIKLFDLDAVYAACHVRSKDLKTALAGLQALNIKGINVTLPHKIKVRAFCRTVSKDVETLGAANTITPDETGLCADVTDHAGFLESLGDRQSLFRGNAVCMLGAGGAARSILYALSQLEVDRVSIYNRTRENAEQLIREAAQSFGFTSAESVAQSELNRTIESSSIVINTTSVGMHPHIEATLCGDDAPFSRRHFVYDLIYNPLQTRLLRTAKSKGAFVQNGLDMLIFQGLQSLRIWTGQNLQADAGATKRM from the coding sequence GTGATTAAAGGGTCCACTGACATTTATGCGGTCATCGGAGACCCCGTTGAGCACAGCCTGTCCCCGCTGATGCAGAACTATTTGATCAAACTATTTGATCTGGACGCGGTATATGCGGCCTGTCATGTGCGCTCCAAAGACCTTAAAACGGCTCTGGCGGGACTGCAGGCGTTGAATATAAAAGGTATCAACGTCACATTGCCGCATAAAATCAAGGTGCGAGCTTTTTGCCGGACAGTTTCTAAAGATGTTGAAACATTGGGCGCGGCCAACACCATTACTCCGGATGAAACAGGCCTTTGTGCTGATGTGACGGATCACGCCGGATTTCTCGAATCATTGGGAGATCGGCAAAGCCTGTTCCGGGGAAATGCTGTTTGTATGTTGGGCGCCGGCGGCGCCGCGCGTTCGATTCTCTATGCATTATCACAGCTTGAGGTGGATCGGGTGTCAATTTATAACCGGACGCGCGAGAACGCGGAGCAGCTCATCCGCGAGGCTGCACAGTCTTTCGGGTTCACATCGGCTGAGAGCGTCGCGCAAAGTGAGCTGAACCGCACGATCGAATCCAGCTCTATTGTGATCAATACAACCTCGGTCGGGATGCATCCGCACATCGAGGCCACCCTCTGCGGTGATGATGCGCCGTTTTCCAGGCGCCATTTTGTCTATGATCTGATTTACAATCCGTTGCAAACCCGACTGTTGCGTACCGCAAAATCCAAAGGCGCGTTTGTGCAGAACGGACTGGATATGCTTATCTTTCAGGGTCTGCAGTCGCTGCGCATCTGGACCGGACAAAATCTGCAAGCTGACGCCGGAGCAACTAAAAGAATGTAG